In one window of Tenacibaculum mesophilum DNA:
- a CDS encoding sensor histidine kinase: MFENSFTQSNKAYVVTSSIAIGMLLVVFIVSYVFFQDFQNATDSSKINYDEYIKLEELSKKYKLMQTEHLEAAILRRKLDPDKWYTINNDIYISIQGLLFDFRNKPKQLERINKIAEEQNKLFGNLVELDTTFSSLRNSIKKKKILGINSSLHKIDSIKKHILEQQKEDISKLVTYREEKNESVIRMMVISSAFALLLLLFSLYRLFVSRKLYFKTNSLLKSILNASTDIVRVYTPVYDNNKEVIDFKIEYASSAKEIYGYNSKELLGRLVTEVYPELKVSGELQKLIDSFSLQKSIEEVSEIDVDEEKTTYLRRFFPSQDDIKVIISDISKSRKYEKDLSKLNHELKLSNDLLKEAEKIAEMGSYIWFMKVDHTILSDNVYRILGYKPQEFASSSVKFREFVHPDDLELYDKNINEAYQKEQAVEFIFRVITKENVIKHLYTNGAFNEHDNKITMIGIIQDVTKQVETELQLQQKNAELVHQNVELESFNRIASHDLQEPLRKVQMYLSRLTNDDELSEKNKQYIERANSASLRMRTLINNLLSFSRINRKEDDLSLVNLNNVLQDVIDDLSLTIEEANAVLEYTELPAVKGIEFQLNQLFNNLISNAIKYRNKEKDLKVTITSKKIEAIDIDEPFVKNHQTYYLIKVIDNGIGFDNNMRDKIFEMFQRLHLKHEYSGTGIGLAICKKIVLKHQGYIQATGIKGSGAVFTIYLPA; the protein is encoded by the coding sequence ATGTTTGAAAATAGTTTTACTCAATCAAATAAAGCTTATGTTGTTACTTCATCTATAGCTATAGGTATGTTACTTGTAGTCTTTATAGTGTCTTATGTTTTTTTTCAAGACTTTCAAAATGCTACAGACTCTTCAAAAATTAATTATGATGAATATATAAAGCTAGAGGAGCTTTCAAAAAAATATAAATTAATGCAAACCGAGCATTTAGAAGCGGCTATTTTAAGAAGAAAATTAGACCCAGATAAATGGTATACTATAAATAACGATATATATATAAGTATTCAAGGTTTGTTATTTGATTTTAGAAATAAGCCTAAACAGTTAGAGCGTATTAATAAAATAGCGGAAGAACAAAATAAACTATTTGGTAATTTAGTAGAGTTAGATACTACCTTTAGTTCTTTAAGAAATAGTATAAAAAAGAAGAAAATTTTAGGAATAAACTCTTCTTTACATAAAATAGACTCTATAAAAAAACATATTTTAGAACAACAGAAAGAAGATATTTCTAAACTAGTAACTTATCGTGAAGAGAAGAATGAATCAGTTATTAGGATGATGGTTATATCGTCTGCTTTTGCATTACTTTTATTATTATTTTCTTTATATAGATTGTTTGTGAGTCGTAAGTTGTACTTTAAAACAAACTCACTTTTAAAAAGTATTTTAAATGCTTCTACTGATATAGTTAGAGTTTATACTCCTGTTTATGATAATAATAAAGAGGTAATAGACTTTAAAATTGAATATGCAAGTAGTGCGAAAGAAATATATGGTTACAATAGTAAAGAACTGTTGGGTAGGCTGGTTACTGAAGTTTATCCTGAGTTAAAAGTATCAGGAGAATTACAAAAATTAATAGATTCCTTTTCCTTACAGAAATCAATAGAAGAAGTTTCTGAAATTGATGTAGATGAAGAAAAAACAACATATTTAAGACGTTTTTTCCCTTCTCAAGATGATATAAAAGTGATTATATCAGATATATCAAAATCAAGAAAATATGAGAAAGACTTATCTAAATTAAATCATGAATTAAAATTAAGTAATGATTTATTAAAAGAAGCAGAGAAAATAGCTGAGATGGGGAGTTATATATGGTTTATGAAAGTAGACCATACTATTTTGTCAGATAATGTTTATAGGATTTTAGGATATAAACCACAAGAGTTCGCTTCTTCTTCTGTAAAGTTTAGGGAGTTTGTACATCCAGATGATTTAGAGCTTTATGATAAGAATATAAACGAAGCTTATCAAAAAGAGCAGGCGGTTGAATTTATTTTTAGAGTAATAACGAAAGAAAATGTAATAAAACATTTGTATACAAACGGAGCATTTAATGAACATGACAACAAAATAACGATGATTGGGATAATTCAAGATGTAACTAAACAGGTAGAAACAGAATTGCAGTTGCAACAAAAAAATGCTGAATTAGTACATCAAAACGTAGAGTTAGAATCTTTTAATCGTATTGCAAGTCATGATTTACAAGAACCATTAAGAAAAGTACAAATGTACCTGTCAAGGCTCACAAATGATGATGAGTTATCAGAAAAAAACAAACAGTATATTGAAAGGGCTAATAGCGCTAGTTTAAGAATGCGTACATTAATAAATAATTTATTGTCTTTTTCTAGAATAAATAGAAAAGAAGACGATTTGTCATTAGTAAATTTAAATAATGTACTACAAGATGTAATAGATGACTTGTCATTAACTATAGAAGAAGCTAATGCTGTTTTAGAGTATACAGAATTGCCTGCTGTAAAAGGGATAGAATTTCAGTTAAATCAGTTATTTAACAATTTAATATCTAATGCAATTAAGTATCGTAATAAAGAAAAGGATCTAAAAGTAACCATAACTTCTAAAAAAATTGAAGCTATTGATATTGATGAGCCTTTCGTGAAAAATCATCAAACATATTATTTAATTAAAGTAATAGATAATGGTATAGGTTTTGACAATAATATGAGAGATAAAATCTTTGAAATGTTCCAACGTTTACATCTAAAGCATGAATATTCTGGAACAGGTATAGGATTAGCTATTTGTAAAAAAATTGTATTAAAACATCAAGGATACATTCAAGCTACAGGAATAAAGGGTAGTGGTGCTGTGTTTACAATATATTTACCAGCATAG
- a CDS encoding helix-turn-helix domain-containing protein yields the protein MKTLHINSSSIVKTFGQLKEQLSASYKKCFKEHCLTFDNEIGYGEVRGVLLKNNISYLEFNVTFNEDIDLNINTNISKAVNIAYCSKGKIAHQFTKKNKKTTLEPFQIGFMSNITSSKNTIYFKKETNVIVTLITAYELTASVKKNTVHQELFETFVKNKKENNVFISSHNLKIAEKIEQVTKIKEDGVMRSLLIEGIVHMVLALEIQQYKRDLKNSKQPTGSLTLREMQEIKEISTYIKNYPERATTIEDLCKKTGVTSSKLQEGFKLMHNTTVNDFIRTERVKKSEELIKNSDLNISQIVYSVGFSSRSYFCKIFKQKYNCTPTEYKSRIKLAATA from the coding sequence ATGAAAACACTTCACATAAATAGCAGTTCAATAGTAAAAACGTTTGGTCAATTGAAAGAGCAATTATCAGCTTCATATAAAAAATGTTTCAAAGAGCATTGCTTAACCTTTGATAATGAAATTGGTTATGGTGAAGTGAGAGGTGTTTTACTAAAAAATAACATTTCATATTTAGAGTTTAATGTTACTTTTAATGAAGATATAGACCTAAATATAAATACAAATATTAGTAAAGCAGTAAATATAGCTTATTGTAGTAAAGGTAAAATAGCGCATCAGTTTACTAAGAAAAACAAAAAAACAACATTAGAGCCGTTTCAGATAGGTTTTATGTCAAACATAACATCGTCTAAGAATACCATTTACTTTAAAAAAGAAACAAATGTAATTGTTACTCTTATAACAGCTTACGAATTAACAGCTTCAGTTAAAAAAAATACAGTTCATCAAGAGTTGTTTGAAACTTTTGTAAAAAATAAAAAAGAAAATAATGTTTTTATTAGTTCTCATAATTTAAAAATAGCAGAAAAAATAGAGCAAGTAACGAAGATAAAAGAAGATGGGGTAATGCGTAGTTTACTAATTGAAGGTATAGTACATATGGTTTTAGCTCTAGAAATACAACAGTACAAAAGGGATTTGAAGAATTCTAAACAACCTACAGGGAGTTTAACGTTAAGAGAAATGCAAGAGATAAAAGAAATTTCTACGTACATAAAAAATTATCCAGAAAGAGCAACTACTATAGAAGATTTATGTAAAAAAACAGGAGTAACTTCCTCAAAGCTTCAAGAAGGATTTAAATTAATGCATAATACAACTGTGAATGATTTTATAAGGACAGAAAGAGTAAAAAAATCAGAAGAATTAATAAAAAATAGTGATTTAAACATATCACAAATAGTTTATTCTGTAGGATTTTCTAGTAGAAGTTACTTTTGTAAGATATTTAAACAAAAATACAATTGCACTCCTACAGAATACAAATCTAGAATTAAGTTAGCTGCAACAGCATAA
- a CDS encoding GNAT family N-acetyltransferase: MNIKFNLISKEDILIILPLLHKVNTTTPHDILKNRVIEMVAYPNYECIGVYDNNKLIGICGLWYSTRHYIGKSVEPDHVVIHETYRGKSVGKQLFKWIYNYTKSKGCEAVELNTYTANRKSHKFYYNEGFEIYGFHFLKVLRDDKNFY, from the coding sequence ATGAATATAAAATTTAACCTCATTAGTAAAGAAGATATTCTTATTATCCTTCCTCTTTTACATAAAGTTAACACCACAACACCACATGATATTTTAAAAAACAGAGTGATAGAAATGGTAGCATACCCTAACTACGAATGTATAGGTGTTTATGACAACAACAAGCTTATAGGTATTTGCGGGCTTTGGTATAGTACTAGGCACTATATTGGTAAAAGTGTAGAGCCAGATCATGTAGTTATACATGAAACTTATAGAGGTAAAAGTGTTGGAAAACAGCTTTTCAAGTGGATATACAATTACACTAAATCTAAAGGGTGCGAGGCAGTTGAATTAAACACGTACACTGCTAATAGGAAGTCTCATAAATTTTATTACAACGAAGGTTTTGAAATTTATGGTTTCCATTTTTTAAAAGTTTTACGAGATGATAAAAACTTTTATTAA
- a CDS encoding GNAT family N-acetyltransferase: MIKIKNISAQETYNIRLTVLRNNIDLPYKFKEDEYGSTFHLGAFYKTKLVGVASFIQNKTEAIKGLQYQLRGMATLPEVRGMGAGKLLLEEAKSILKTKSIDVLWCNAREEAVGFYENLDFVIIGEKFKVQKVGVHFKMYSKV, from the coding sequence ATGATAAAAATAAAAAATATATCAGCTCAAGAAACTTATAATATTAGATTAACGGTTTTGCGTAATAATATAGATTTACCTTATAAGTTTAAAGAAGATGAGTATGGAAGTACATTTCATTTAGGAGCTTTTTACAAAACTAAGTTGGTAGGTGTAGCTTCTTTTATTCAAAATAAAACAGAAGCTATTAAAGGATTGCAATATCAATTAAGAGGAATGGCTACTTTGCCAGAAGTTAGAGGTATGGGGGCGGGAAAGTTGCTACTAGAAGAGGCAAAAAGCATTTTAAAGACTAAAAGCATAGACGTTCTGTGGTGTAATGCAAGAGAAGAAGCAGTAGGGTTTTATGAAAATTTAGATTTCGTAATTATAGGTGAGAAGTTTAAGGTGCAAAAGGTAGGTGTTCATTTTAAAATGTACAGTAAAGTATAA
- a CDS encoding START-like domain-containing protein — MSKVKFELEFPIHASPSMLYQYFATPAGLEEWFADRVNSRGKLITFIWDDSEEEAKIITKKADERIKFKWTESEGDDSYFEFRIQVDPLTKDVAVIVTDFADDEDDVEEAKMLWQNQIEELKHTIGA, encoded by the coding sequence ATGAGCAAAGTTAAATTTGAATTAGAGTTTCCTATTCATGCATCTCCAAGTATGTTATATCAATACTTCGCAACACCAGCAGGATTAGAAGAGTGGTTTGCAGATAGAGTTAATTCACGAGGAAAACTGATTACCTTTATTTGGGATGATTCTGAAGAAGAAGCAAAAATAATAACAAAAAAAGCAGATGAACGTATTAAGTTTAAATGGACTGAAAGTGAGGGTGATGATAGTTATTTTGAATTCAGAATTCAAGTAGACCCATTAACAAAAGATGTTGCTGTAATTGTTACAGATTTTGCAGATGATGAAGATGATGTAGAGGAAGCAAAAATGCTTTGGCAAAACCAAATAGAAGAGTTAAAACATACAATAGGAGCTTAG
- a CDS encoding aminotransferase class IV: protein MVNFSGTLVSDNEVQISTKNRAFKYGDAIFETIKVLNGKVVFVEDHYFRLMASMRMLRMKIPMRFTLEFLQEEILKVTKQLPEFSTYRVRLTVFRKDGGLYAPVTNEIDYIIEGAPIENVEKETYRMDVFKDFYNYSGLLSTIKTTNRMLNTLAAVFAEENDLDNCILLNERKGVVETINGNIFVVKGNTIKTPALTEGCIKGIIRKKVIEIIEKHGEYTIDETTISPFEIQKADEVFITNAIVGIQPVTNYRKKEFSTVITNKIKSSLKLAIVTS from the coding sequence ATGGTAAACTTTAGTGGAACTTTGGTTTCTGATAACGAAGTGCAAATTTCAACAAAGAATAGGGCTTTTAAGTATGGCGATGCTATTTTTGAAACAATTAAAGTATTAAATGGTAAAGTTGTTTTTGTAGAAGATCACTACTTTAGATTAATGGCATCAATGAGAATGCTTCGTATGAAGATACCTATGAGGTTTACCCTTGAGTTTTTACAAGAAGAAATCCTTAAAGTAACAAAACAATTACCTGAATTTTCTACTTATAGGGTACGATTAACTGTTTTTAGAAAAGATGGTGGCTTATATGCACCCGTTACAAATGAAATAGATTATATTATTGAAGGAGCTCCAATAGAAAATGTAGAGAAAGAGACTTATAGAATGGATGTTTTTAAAGATTTTTATAACTATTCAGGATTGCTTTCAACAATAAAAACAACAAATAGAATGTTAAATACATTAGCAGCCGTTTTTGCAGAAGAAAACGATTTAGATAACTGTATTTTACTAAATGAGCGTAAGGGAGTCGTTGAAACTATTAATGGAAACATCTTTGTAGTAAAAGGAAACACAATAAAAACTCCTGCCTTAACTGAAGGCTGTATCAAAGGAATTATTAGAAAAAAAGTAATTGAAATTATTGAGAAACACGGAGAATACACAATAGATGAAACAACTATTTCTCCTTTTGAGATTCAAAAAGCAGACGAGGTTTTTATAACCAATGCTATTGTAGGAATTCAGCCAGTTACCAATTATCGTAAAAAAGAGTTTTCAACAGTGATAACTAATAAAATTAAAAGTAGCTTAAAACTAGCCATAGTAACTAGCTAA
- a CDS encoding YqgE/AlgH family protein, whose amino-acid sequence MVAFKPKKGRLLIAEPAILNDSSFKRTIVLLTEHNEKSSVGFILNRPLDYVLSDLVSEIDCDFTVYQGGPVEQDNLYFIHKAPHLLPNSIEVANGIYWGGNFDLLKELLNNKQLKSTDIRFFLGYSGWGANQLEEELLMNSWFIAENDYENILTANDRDFWKNKLLQRGGKYKIWANAPSDIQMN is encoded by the coding sequence ATGGTTGCATTTAAGCCGAAAAAAGGTAGGTTATTAATTGCTGAACCAGCAATTTTAAATGATAGCTCTTTTAAAAGAACTATTGTATTACTTACTGAACATAATGAAAAAAGCTCTGTGGGTTTTATTTTAAACAGACCTTTAGACTATGTACTTAGCGATTTAGTTTCTGAAATAGACTGTGACTTTACAGTGTACCAAGGTGGACCTGTAGAACAGGATAATTTATATTTTATCCACAAAGCTCCACATTTACTACCTAACAGTATTGAGGTCGCAAACGGTATTTATTGGGGAGGAAATTTTGACCTGTTAAAAGAGTTATTAAATAATAAACAATTAAAATCTACTGATATTCGTTTCTTTTTAGGTTATTCTGGTTGGGGAGCAAACCAATTGGAAGAGGAACTATTAATGAACTCTTGGTTTATAGCAGAGAATGACTATGAAAATATTTTAACTGCGAACGATAGAGACTTTTGGAAAAACAAGTTACTACAAAGAGGAGGCAAATATAAAATTTGGGCTAACGCTCCTAGCGACATTCAAATGAACTAA
- a CDS encoding LytR/AlgR family response regulator transcription factor, with product MKKLSAILVDDMSTALEMLQNDLIKFHPEIEIIGTAKSVVEASKVLRKQQPDILFLDIMLGDGTGFDVLEIHPNLSSKIIFVTASDEYAIKAFKFAAIDYVLKPYSNEDLASAINKAKNQIKPDKEQLTVLQQSISKPNQRPKKISLNTSDKIMVVNLDDIVRCQSDNNYTEFFMNDGQKILVGKTLKHFADMLKEYDFLRVHQSHLINIQFIKEFIKSDGGYLVLKNKTTVPVSVRKKNEVINVLERM from the coding sequence ATGAAAAAACTTTCTGCAATTTTAGTAGACGATATGTCAACAGCTTTAGAAATGTTACAAAACGATCTCATTAAATTTCATCCAGAAATTGAAATTATTGGTACTGCTAAAAGTGTGGTTGAAGCTTCAAAAGTTTTACGAAAGCAACAACCAGATATTTTATTTTTAGATATTATGCTGGGAGACGGTACTGGTTTTGATGTTTTAGAAATTCATCCAAACCTATCCTCAAAAATTATTTTTGTTACTGCAAGCGACGAGTATGCCATTAAAGCTTTTAAATTTGCTGCTATTGATTATGTATTAAAACCATATTCAAACGAAGATTTAGCAAGCGCAATTAATAAAGCAAAAAATCAAATTAAACCCGATAAAGAACAGCTAACAGTACTACAGCAATCCATTTCAAAACCAAATCAACGTCCTAAAAAGATCTCATTAAACACTTCTGACAAAATTATGGTGGTAAATTTAGACGATATTGTTCGTTGTCAGTCCGATAATAATTACACAGAGTTTTTTATGAATGATGGACAAAAAATATTAGTTGGAAAAACCTTAAAGCACTTTGCTGACATGTTGAAGGAATACGATTTTTTACGAGTTCACCAAAGTCATCTAATTAATATTCAATTCATTAAGGAATTCATAAAATCTGATGGAGGATATTTAGTTTTAAAAAACAAAACAACTGTTCCTGTTTCAGTTCGTAAAAAAAATGAAGTCATTAATGTTTTAGAAAGAATGTAG
- a CDS encoding sensor histidine kinase, which yields MRNNFVLSTQKHSVQNFVFLLLCCFICGLINVSAQNQPLKTYTKNNGLPSLHINSGAQDKTGYVWLASNNGLIQFNGNEFTTFTTKNGLISNNVNIISSKGNTLFIGTDKGLSIKKHHGFTNFEGNNVNCILTVKNRTFLGTNKGIVRVRENYLSPLRTNFQIDLNQINDMLFDGKFYWIATNKSLWKLDKLINPKVLKRIDVNNYTSLLINEKAIIATTYNKGLKFIKNNEVETQTITAQNVIEIKKINNQFWIISEDNGIEVLDANFNFVKNINKYNSLTTNKITSTFQDNENNTWVSTKDKGVYFIKSDKPIQKKPSISFENIEVVFTPIDSININNYAKTLKLPADKNHISFYYKTINISNSNKLEYRYTLNNQTSPWSTKSAIDLAYLSPGNYTFSAQSRIGKIESTPIEFNFYIDTPIYKKSWFIWSTIGVASIILTLIVWSYIRRIQAKNKAKVAKLKLENHLISLEQKALQLQMNPHFIFNVLNGIKALGNSGKSVELNTTISKFATLLRGVLHNSRQEEISLAEEITTLKNYIELEQQINSNTFEYSITTNLSIEPEEVLIPPMLIQPFVENSIKHGISSVENGKIRISFSIKNNLLHCEIIDNGIGIHQSKELKKISSHKSVALKVTQERIRNLSKKGAFSIIELYNEGKVTGTKVLFEIPLKTDF from the coding sequence ATGAGAAACAATTTTGTATTGAGTACTCAAAAACACTCAGTACAAAATTTTGTTTTTTTACTACTTTGCTGTTTTATCTGTGGTCTGATAAATGTTTCTGCCCAAAACCAACCTTTAAAAACCTATACAAAAAATAATGGGTTACCTAGTCTACATATAAATAGTGGCGCTCAAGATAAAACTGGTTATGTATGGTTAGCTTCTAACAACGGACTAATTCAATTTAACGGAAATGAGTTTACTACTTTTACTACAAAAAATGGATTAATTTCTAACAACGTTAATATCATTTCTTCAAAAGGAAATACTCTTTTTATAGGTACCGATAAAGGTTTAAGTATAAAAAAACATCATGGATTTACTAATTTTGAAGGCAACAATGTTAACTGCATTTTAACCGTTAAAAACCGTACTTTTTTAGGTACTAATAAAGGGATTGTTAGAGTTCGTGAAAACTATCTCTCTCCTCTTCGTACCAACTTTCAAATTGATTTAAATCAGATAAACGATATGTTATTTGATGGAAAGTTTTACTGGATAGCTACTAATAAATCTTTGTGGAAGCTTGATAAGCTTATCAATCCTAAAGTTTTAAAAAGAATTGATGTAAATAATTACACTTCTCTTTTAATTAACGAAAAAGCGATAATTGCAACCACTTATAACAAAGGCCTTAAATTCATTAAAAACAACGAAGTTGAAACACAAACCATCACTGCGCAAAATGTTATTGAAATTAAAAAAATTAATAATCAATTTTGGATTATCTCTGAGGATAATGGTATTGAAGTACTAGATGCTAATTTTAATTTCGTTAAAAATATTAATAAATATAACAGCTTAACTACCAATAAAATTACCAGTACCTTTCAAGACAACGAAAATAACACTTGGGTTTCTACAAAAGATAAAGGAGTTTACTTTATTAAAAGTGACAAACCAATACAAAAAAAGCCTTCCATTTCTTTTGAAAATATTGAGGTAGTTTTTACTCCTATAGATAGCATTAACATCAATAACTACGCTAAAACTCTAAAACTCCCTGCAGATAAAAACCATATCTCTTTTTATTACAAAACAATAAATATTAGTAACTCTAATAAATTGGAGTATCGCTATACGCTCAACAATCAAACCAGTCCTTGGAGTACTAAAAGCGCTATTGACTTAGCTTATCTTTCTCCAGGAAATTATACTTTTTCAGCTCAATCAAGAATTGGAAAAATAGAAAGCACTCCTATTGAGTTTAATTTTTATATTGATACTCCTATCTATAAAAAAAGTTGGTTTATTTGGTCTACCATTGGAGTAGCCAGCATAATTTTAACACTCATTGTTTGGTCATATATCAGAAGAATTCAAGCTAAAAATAAAGCTAAAGTTGCAAAGTTAAAACTGGAAAATCATTTGATATCTCTAGAGCAAAAAGCCTTACAACTTCAAATGAATCCGCATTTTATTTTTAATGTTTTAAATGGAATTAAGGCATTGGGTAACTCAGGAAAATCAGTTGAATTAAATACAACCATTAGTAAATTTGCTACACTTTTACGTGGTGTTTTACACAATTCTAGACAAGAAGAAATTAGCTTAGCTGAAGAAATTACCACACTAAAAAATTATATTGAGCTAGAACAGCAAATAAACTCAAATACCTTTGAATATTCAATAACCACAAATCTTTCTATTGAACCTGAAGAAGTTCTAATTCCACCAATGCTAATACAACCTTTTGTTGAAAACAGTATAAAACACGGAATCTCTTCTGTTGAAAATGGAAAAATTAGGATCAGTTTTTCTATAAAAAATAATCTTTTACATTGTGAAATAATAGATAACGGTATTGGTATTCATCAATCAAAAGAATTGAAAAAAATAAGCTCACATAAATCGGTAGCATTAAAAGTTACGCAAGAACGAATTCGAAACCTGTCAAAAAAGGGAGCTTTTTCCATTATTGAATTATATAATGAAGGAAAAGTAACAGGAACTAAGGTACTATTTGAAATTCCTTTAAAAACTGATTTTTAA
- a CDS encoding PepSY domain-containing protein, which yields MTTSIWRYSHLTLAISSFLFLLVASLTGIILAFEPISKQLSDYNISNTKEITLAQTISVLQKQYDEVISITIDENDFVSASVVTKEGKSDTFYVNPNTGEKLGDIEKKKPIFQFATSLHRSLFLKSTGRFIVSFISFLLCLIAITGLILITKRQGGFKKLFSKIVKENFEQYYHIIIGRYTLIPIIIITLTGVYLSLDRFSVLPVEKINHSYDFSLASSKEKITLLEFPVFKNTTLNEVKSVEFPFSEDEEDYFFVKLTDSELIIHQYTGTIISKENLSLTSILLNWSLLLHTGNGTIVWSIILLLSSISILFFIYSGFAMTFSRTQKRSLPKNKTKKDNAEIIILVGSETNNTYPFASSLHNALIKKSIPVFIDILNNYTSYKNAKHLIILTSTYGEGEAPSNASKFLQLFQQTAIQNKINYSIVGFGSRAYPHFCQFAIDINSKLQQLPEFTPLLPVYKINNQSFQDFKTWGHLWSKKTNIQFELTQEVKKHKKQQTFTTVSKTDLNNDDSFLIRLQPTKKLRFNSGDLLAITPKEDNIERLYSVGKIDNDIILSIKKHDLGVCSNLLYQLEENEIIQASIQQNKDFYFPRKKKEVVLIANGTGIAPFLGMLQHKNGTKAHLFWGGRTKESLRMYAPLLKNIEKNNIHIAYSQEKEKEYVQDLLLKKETTITTVLKNGGTIMICGSIKMLKGVEKVLEQITSTKLNTSLDYFKKKNQIKTDCY from the coding sequence ATGACCACTTCTATATGGAGATATAGCCACTTAACATTGGCTATATCTTCTTTTCTTTTTTTACTTGTTGCTTCATTAACAGGTATTATTTTAGCTTTTGAACCTATTTCAAAACAGCTTTCAGACTATAATATTTCTAACACAAAAGAAATTACACTTGCTCAAACAATTTCTGTACTGCAAAAACAATATGACGAAGTAATTTCTATCACTATTGATGAGAATGATTTTGTATCAGCTTCGGTAGTTACCAAAGAAGGAAAAAGTGACACATTTTATGTAAACCCAAACACAGGTGAAAAATTAGGTGATATCGAAAAAAAGAAACCAATTTTTCAGTTTGCCACGAGCTTACACAGATCTTTATTTTTGAAGTCTACAGGAAGATTTATTGTTAGCTTTATTTCTTTTTTACTTTGCTTAATTGCTATCACAGGACTCATTCTAATTACTAAACGACAAGGAGGCTTTAAAAAGCTTTTTTCTAAAATTGTAAAGGAAAATTTTGAACAGTATTACCATATTATTATTGGTCGTTACACGCTTATCCCTATCATTATCATTACATTAACAGGTGTATATTTATCGTTAGATAGGTTTTCTGTTTTACCTGTGGAAAAAATTAATCACTCTTATGATTTTTCTTTAGCTTCTTCAAAAGAAAAAATAACACTTCTTGAATTTCCAGTATTTAAAAACACTACTTTGAATGAAGTAAAAAGTGTTGAGTTCCCTTTTTCTGAAGATGAGGAGGATTACTTTTTTGTGAAACTAACCGATAGTGAACTAATCATTCATCAATATACAGGAACCATCATTAGTAAAGAAAATCTTTCGTTAACCAGCATACTTTTAAATTGGAGTTTGTTATTACATACAGGAAACGGAACTATTGTATGGTCAATTATATTGTTACTTTCTTCAATATCTATCCTGTTTTTTATCTATTCAGGCTTTGCAATGACTTTCAGCAGAACACAAAAAAGATCGTTACCTAAAAATAAAACTAAGAAAGACAATGCTGAAATTATCATATTAGTAGGCTCAGAAACAAACAACACCTACCCTTTTGCTTCCTCTTTACACAATGCTTTAATCAAAAAAAGCATCCCAGTTTTTATCGATATCTTAAACAATTACACTTCGTACAAAAATGCGAAACATCTAATTATATTAACTTCAACTTACGGAGAAGGTGAAGCTCCTTCTAACGCTTCTAAATTTTTACAACTATTTCAACAAACAGCTATTCAAAATAAGATTAACTATTCAATAGTTGGTTTTGGCTCCAGAGCATATCCTCATTTTTGTCAATTTGCTATTGATATAAATAGTAAACTACAACAACTCCCAGAGTTTACACCTCTGTTACCTGTTTATAAAATTAACAACCAGTCTTTTCAAGATTTTAAAACTTGGGGACATTTATGGAGTAAAAAAACTAACATACAGTTTGAACTAACACAAGAGGTAAAAAAGCATAAAAAACAACAAACTTTCACCACAGTTTCTAAAACTGATCTAAACAACGACGATTCTTTTTTAATCCGTTTACAGCCAACAAAAAAACTTCGTTTTAACTCGGGTGACTTGTTAGCTATAACTCCTAAAGAAGACAATATTGAACGTTTATATTCTGTTGGAAAAATAGATAATGACATCATACTAAGTATTAAAAAACATGACCTTGGAGTGTGCTCTAACTTACTTTATCAACTAGAGGAAAACGAAATAATTCAAGCAAGCATTCAACAAAATAAAGACTTCTATTTTCCTAGGAAAAAGAAAGAAGTAGTCTTAATTGCTAACGGAACAGGTATCGCCCCTTTTTTAGGAATGCTGCAACATAAAAACGGCACAAAAGCGCATCTATTCTGGGGTGGTAGAACTAAAGAGTCGCTAAGAATGTACGCTCCTTTGTTAAAAAACATAGAGAAAAATAACATTCATATTGCTTATTCTCAGGAAAAAGAAAAAGAATATGTGCAAGATTTATTACTAAAAAAAGAAACTACAATTACTACTGTTTTAAAAAACGGAGGAACTATCATGATTTGTGGTTCTATCAAAATGCTAAAAGGCGTTGAGAAGGTATTAGAACAAATAACTTCAACTAAACTAAACACATCTTTAGACTACTTTAAAAAGAAGAATCAAATTAAAACAGATTGTTATTAA